In a genomic window of Bacteroidetes bacterium SB0662_bin_6:
- the lipB gene encoding lipoyl(octanoyl) transferase LipB: MSTSRSVMVCDIGQMDYRPAWALQQRIQHRLITAKRRTPPEALPHVFLFVEHPPVYTIGKSGNRRNLLVSEELLRRRGAEFVEIDRGGDITYHGPGQIVGYPILDLDRFVADIHKYLRLIEQTIIDTCASYGVQGGRIAGRTGVWIDADATAGPGNEIARKICAMGIRCSRWVTMHGFALNVSTDLNWFSHIVPCGISDGNVTSLEKETEHALDPKNVKEKIVHHFANLFEAQVRQFSGIVANEFLADFLEE, translated from the coding sequence ATGAGCACATCGAGATCCGTAATGGTCTGCGACATCGGGCAGATGGATTACCGGCCCGCCTGGGCTCTCCAGCAGCGTATCCAGCATCGCCTTATTACGGCAAAGCGACGCACTCCCCCGGAAGCCCTCCCGCATGTGTTCCTGTTCGTTGAACACCCGCCTGTGTACACGATCGGAAAAAGCGGGAATCGCCGAAACCTGCTCGTTTCCGAGGAACTGCTTCGACGACGGGGCGCCGAATTCGTCGAAATCGATCGGGGTGGAGACATTACCTACCACGGCCCGGGCCAGATCGTGGGCTATCCCATATTGGATCTGGATCGATTCGTTGCCGACATACACAAGTATCTGCGCCTGATCGAACAAACGATCATCGACACGTGCGCATCGTACGGTGTGCAAGGCGGGCGCATTGCAGGGCGCACCGGAGTCTGGATCGATGCGGACGCGACAGCAGGTCCAGGGAACGAAATCGCCCGAAAAATATGCGCGATGGGCATACGGTGCAGCCGCTGGGTAACCATGCACGGGTTTGCCCTCAACGTAAGCACGGACCTGAACTGGTTCTCGCACATCGTGCCCTGCGGAATTTCAGACGGTAACGTAACGTCCCTCGAAAAGGAGACAGAACACGCTCTCGACCCGAAGAATGTGAAGGAAAAGATCGTTCACCACTTCGCAAACCTGTTCGAAGCACAGGTCCGCCAATTCAGCGGCATCGTCGCCAACGAATTTCTCGCCGATTTCCTTGAGGAATAA
- the rsfS gene encoding ribosome silencing factor: MNMSMDVSYTLVTHAVEAMLDKKARDVTVMDMRDVAGFVDYFVIGTGDSELQIKAVAEEVRARLHTQCGEKPWHLEGADVWQWVLLDYVDVVVHVFSPEKRAFYDLERLWGDAPKKHADPTGLLHEGGLRTSGGAG, encoded by the coding sequence ATGAATATGTCTATGGATGTTTCGTACACGCTGGTTACGCACGCCGTGGAGGCCATGCTTGACAAGAAGGCCCGGGATGTCACGGTCATGGACATGCGCGATGTAGCCGGCTTCGTCGATTATTTTGTGATCGGCACCGGTGATTCAGAGCTGCAGATCAAGGCGGTTGCTGAAGAAGTAAGAGCGCGCCTGCACACGCAGTGCGGTGAAAAACCATGGCACCTCGAAGGCGCTGATGTCTGGCAATGGGTGTTGCTTGACTATGTGGATGTGGTAGTGCACGTCTTCAGCCCTGAAAAGCGGGCATTTTACGATCTGGAAAGATTGTGGGGCGATGCGCCGAAAAAACATGCGGATCCGACCGGGCTGCTGCACGAGGGCGGCCTGCGCACGTCCGGGGGCGCGGGATAA
- a CDS encoding LytR family transcriptional regulator: MGRWKNRFMGAAIAVLGLVVLVLAYNFVTRVTLLPDQEDRTAREIIQVEVRNGCGIGGLAGVMTQFLREHGYDVVEVGDYESFNVARSMVIDRVGNLETARKVAEELGIQQVEQDIRPEYFLDASVVIGLDYETLRPFKE; encoded by the coding sequence ATGGGTCGTTGGAAGAATCGCTTCATGGGGGCGGCCATTGCTGTACTTGGCCTGGTTGTACTCGTGCTCGCCTACAATTTCGTGACACGGGTTACCCTTCTTCCCGATCAGGAAGACAGAACTGCTCGCGAAATTATACAAGTCGAGGTGCGTAACGGGTGTGGTATCGGCGGTCTGGCGGGCGTGATGACGCAGTTTCTGCGTGAGCACGGCTATGACGTGGTGGAGGTAGGGGATTACGAATCGTTCAATGTGGCTCGCTCCATGGTGATCGACCGGGTCGGGAATCTTGAAACGGCGCGTAAAGTGGCTGAAGAACTGGGTATTCAACAGGTCGAACAGGATATTCGCCCGGAGTATTTTCTGGACGCTTCGGTAGTGATCGGCCTGGACTACGAGACGTTGCGTCCCTTCAAGGAATGA
- the tsaD gene encoding tRNA (adenosine(37)-N6)-threonylcarbamoyltransferase complex transferase subunit TsaD, with the protein MSDDACILGIESSCDDTAAAIVANGKVLSSEIFSQQVHTRFGGVVPELASRAHQQRIVPVVRTALRKAGVAPSDLTAVAVTRGPGLAGSLLVGLGFARAYAFGLGVPVMGINHLEGHIFSALIGRELPEHPWLCLIVSGGHTQLVLVEEGLALRILGTTRDDAAGEAFDKVARLLDLRYPGGPAIDHLAAQGDPAFHRFPRARLEGHDFSFSGLKTSVLYYLNGLGEKKRTALMQRHLPDICASFQEAVVDMLIDALHRAIEETGVRDVHVVGGVSANARLRQRAQTLGETCGVRIHIPPPAYCIDNAAMIAFAAYIRLSIGKTDPPDNPVAEPNLPLATFP; encoded by the coding sequence ATGTCAGACGACGCATGCATACTGGGCATCGAGAGCTCCTGCGATGATACGGCAGCCGCTATCGTAGCGAACGGCAAGGTGCTTTCCAGCGAGATTTTCTCGCAGCAGGTTCACACCCGGTTCGGGGGGGTGGTCCCCGAACTCGCCTCGCGTGCGCACCAGCAACGCATCGTTCCGGTGGTTCGTACGGCGCTCCGCAAAGCCGGCGTCGCACCATCCGACCTCACCGCCGTGGCGGTAACCCGAGGACCCGGTCTTGCCGGATCGCTGCTGGTGGGGCTCGGCTTTGCCCGGGCCTACGCTTTCGGGCTGGGCGTGCCGGTGATGGGAATCAATCATCTCGAAGGACACATCTTTTCCGCGTTGATCGGTCGGGAGCTGCCGGAGCATCCCTGGCTTTGTCTCATTGTTTCCGGAGGGCACACGCAGCTGGTGCTCGTGGAGGAAGGGCTTGCCCTTCGCATCCTCGGCACAACCCGGGACGACGCTGCAGGAGAAGCCTTCGACAAAGTCGCCCGCCTTCTCGATCTCCGTTATCCCGGCGGCCCCGCTATCGACCATCTCGCTGCACAGGGAGATCCGGCCTTCCATCGCTTTCCACGCGCCCGCCTTGAAGGACACGACTTTTCATTCAGCGGGCTGAAAACATCCGTGCTCTACTACCTGAACGGGCTCGGCGAAAAAAAGCGCACGGCGCTCATGCAACGCCATCTGCCGGATATTTGCGCTTCTTTCCAGGAAGCGGTCGTGGATATGTTGATCGACGCCCTGCACCGCGCCATCGAAGAAACCGGGGTGCGTGACGTACATGTGGTCGGGGGCGTCTCCGCCAATGCAAGACTGAGACAGCGGGCGCAAACACTGGGCGAAACATGCGGCGTACGCATACACATACCCCCGCCCGCATACTGTATAGACAATGCCGCCATGATTGCCTTTGCGGCGTACATCCGGCTCTCTATCGGGAAAACGGACCCGCCGGACAACCCTGTAGCGGAACCGAACCTTCCCCTTGCAACGTTTCCGTAG
- a CDS encoding chorismate mutase: MTPWRQRIDVLDRIMLLVMNERVQCANALGAIKKKMGLPVYFPKREAEVIRNVLAGNKGPLSDAAVRRLFERVIDETRSDERHKYKELDEGE; this comes from the coding sequence ATGACGCCCTGGCGGCAACGGATAGATGTCCTGGACCGCATCATGCTGCTCGTGATGAACGAGCGGGTGCAGTGCGCGAACGCCCTCGGCGCAATAAAGAAAAAAATGGGTTTACCCGTGTATTTCCCGAAGCGGGAAGCAGAAGTCATCCGTAATGTCCTGGCCGGGAACAAGGGACCCCTGTCCGACGCCGCCGTACGGAGACTGTTCGAACGGGTAATCGATGAAACCCGCTCGGACGAACGACACAAGTATAAAGAACTGGACGAAGGCGAATAA
- a CDS encoding T9SS type A sorting domain-containing protein yields MIKHLTACFSPALCFAVLMVVSPAFAQSSGRLEPMQPPVAEEDPLLSADDGMRVIHVTDRLDRMPEAVAAFQAYLEAKALGLLPVAKTAVSYEIGSEQEFNVLTDLSRDTPSWETLTFTLVDESDIANIWVANDQHQQGVASEEQLAQISAYVLTETPEGSWNSEKGLVENSNEIFGDPPDSPDADGKVDILLFDIEEGNDDCCVLGYVTSRDLDPNPDPGEGNAANILYVDLPQGLRGGVASLGGTIAHEYQHLIHYAYQSGPGSELTFINEGLSEWAELLNGFPPRRIRYLNDPEEIRVRLLTWRDRGTIRQVENDYQRSGLFTTYIADRIGPEATGSIVQAKCPSGVNYCPSGSWLNGVFGYDLILGENNLTTADIVADFHTTNFVNDAGVDAKYAYKSPFRQGLRAVSTVTVDTEVEPAPSGTTVNVSSGAVDYLTWESVTNLELEIRDFEDAGGGGEGGGGGTGARIAAGASNRSDLSLRLFTETEAGAKQLVDLDPETQEHTVAGEYARVTLIVVNTRASESFNAPSIKLDITGNWGGAAFDVTTVAYDTGANEDEVFLFADAEDIMAQLYDVPSSGSRLGAVFVAPIYDNQYTNRTAPLGAPRDFTLKVWNVGDDGLPGDELYSMDVDESPSGSPRIDRERTYSFLRVNLPADEEALSMLPERIFIGLANKGTDINYLSAVFARARSTVQDTLAYWYTTYTNRDGESVTGWSPVARFRTCRERDDNDNCVDWLSLAGQVFPIRARFLTPLGPVSTDDPVELPSAVRLAQNYPNPFNPSTSISWTQPVADRVRLSVYNLLGQNMATLVDGLRPAGEHEVRLDASGWASGVYVYVLETGKHTLTRHMVLLK; encoded by the coding sequence ATGATCAAACACCTTACCGCATGTTTCTCCCCGGCGCTCTGCTTTGCCGTACTGATGGTCGTGTCGCCTGCGTTTGCCCAGTCTTCGGGCCGGCTTGAACCCATGCAACCGCCTGTCGCCGAGGAAGACCCTCTTCTGTCGGCGGACGACGGGATGCGCGTTATCCACGTGACGGACCGACTGGATCGGATGCCGGAAGCTGTAGCCGCATTCCAGGCATATCTTGAGGCGAAAGCGCTTGGTTTGCTGCCCGTTGCAAAGACCGCGGTATCCTATGAGATCGGCTCTGAGCAAGAGTTCAATGTACTTACCGACCTCAGCAGAGACACGCCCAGTTGGGAAACCCTCACGTTTACGCTGGTGGACGAGAGCGATATCGCCAATATCTGGGTTGCTAACGATCAGCATCAGCAGGGGGTCGCCAGCGAGGAGCAACTTGCACAAATCTCGGCCTATGTGCTTACCGAGACGCCTGAGGGATCCTGGAACTCCGAAAAGGGTCTTGTTGAAAACAGCAACGAGATTTTCGGCGATCCGCCGGATTCGCCCGATGCGGACGGCAAGGTCGATATTCTTCTCTTCGATATCGAGGAGGGCAACGACGATTGCTGCGTGCTCGGCTACGTCACATCGCGGGATCTGGATCCCAATCCGGATCCGGGCGAGGGCAATGCGGCCAACATTCTTTATGTCGATCTGCCCCAGGGGCTAAGGGGAGGCGTTGCTTCGCTTGGCGGTACCATTGCGCACGAGTACCAGCATCTGATCCATTATGCCTATCAATCGGGGCCGGGATCGGAGTTGACCTTCATCAACGAGGGGTTGTCGGAATGGGCGGAACTGCTGAACGGCTTTCCCCCCCGACGCATCCGGTATCTGAACGATCCGGAGGAGATTCGTGTCCGGTTGCTCACCTGGCGCGACCGGGGAACGATCCGGCAGGTGGAAAACGATTACCAGCGTTCGGGGCTCTTCACCACCTACATTGCGGACCGGATCGGGCCGGAAGCCACCGGGTCCATCGTGCAAGCAAAGTGTCCTTCGGGCGTCAATTATTGTCCGAGCGGGTCGTGGCTCAACGGCGTGTTCGGATACGACCTCATTCTGGGCGAGAACAACCTTACCACGGCGGATATCGTGGCGGATTTTCATACCACGAATTTCGTCAACGACGCGGGAGTCGATGCGAAGTATGCGTACAAATCCCCGTTCCGGCAAGGCTTGAGAGCGGTATCTACAGTCACAGTGGATACCGAGGTGGAGCCTGCGCCCTCCGGGACCACGGTGAACGTTTCGAGCGGGGCCGTCGATTATCTGACCTGGGAGAGTGTCACGAACCTCGAACTTGAAATCAGGGACTTCGAGGATGCAGGAGGCGGGGGCGAAGGCGGAGGGGGAGGAACGGGCGCCCGGATTGCTGCGGGCGCAAGCAACCGTTCCGATCTGTCGCTGCGGCTGTTCACCGAAACGGAGGCGGGCGCGAAGCAACTCGTGGACCTCGATCCCGAAACGCAAGAGCATACGGTTGCCGGGGAGTATGCACGGGTGACGCTTATTGTCGTGAACACCCGGGCGTCGGAGAGTTTCAATGCCCCGTCCATCAAGCTCGATATTACCGGAAACTGGGGAGGCGCCGCGTTCGATGTGACCACGGTGGCCTACGACACCGGTGCAAATGAGGACGAGGTATTCCTTTTTGCCGACGCCGAAGACATTATGGCTCAGCTCTACGATGTGCCCTCCTCCGGGTCGCGTCTGGGGGCGGTCTTCGTGGCGCCGATATATGATAACCAGTACACTAATCGCACGGCGCCCCTCGGCGCGCCCCGCGATTTCACCCTCAAAGTATGGAATGTGGGCGATGACGGTTTACCGGGCGATGAACTCTATAGCATGGATGTGGATGAATCACCCAGTGGTTCACCGCGCATCGATCGTGAGAGAACGTATTCATTCCTGAGGGTCAATCTTCCGGCGGACGAAGAGGCGCTTTCGATGCTACCGGAGCGGATTTTTATCGGCCTTGCCAATAAGGGAACCGATATCAATTACCTTTCTGCCGTGTTTGCGCGTGCGAGAAGCACCGTGCAGGACACCCTGGCGTACTGGTACACCACGTACACGAATCGGGATGGAGAAAGCGTTACGGGTTGGAGTCCCGTGGCGAGATTTCGGACGTGCCGGGAGAGAGATGACAACGACAATTGTGTCGACTGGTTGTCGCTCGCCGGGCAGGTGTTTCCTATTCGCGCCCGGTTCCTTACCCCTCTGGGCCCTGTGTCCACGGATGATCCTGTAGAACTCCCATCGGCTGTCCGTCTGGCGCAGAACTATCCGAACCCGTTCAACCCGAGCACCTCGATTTCCTGGACGCAACCGGTTGCCGACCGGGTCCGGCTGTCCGTGTACAACCTGCTGGGGCAAAACATGGCTACGTTGGTGGATGGCCTGCGCCCGGCAGGCGAGCATGAAGTGCGGTTGGATGCCTCCGGGTGGGCCAGCGGCGTGTACGTCTATGTGCTCGAAACAGGGAAGCACACGCTGACCCGGCACATGGTGCTGTTGAAATAA
- the murJ gene encoding murein biosynthesis integral membrane protein MurJ encodes MSDIPFEPAESPEPEVRAVRNGDDDTSPPGNAAGVVGAGILTSRLMGFVRERVVAHFFGLGAHADVFQVAFRGPNLLQNLLGEGTISAAFIPIYSKMIEEGREREAGRFAGAVFGLLLALTAALSLVGILLAEPIVTIFAVGFRDDAAAVAAGELPINRFELAVQAVRIIFPMTGLLVLAAWCLGILNSHRRFFLPYFAPVLWNAAIIGALIVGARMVLAPAAGLQAGARTDLLFAAFYGAFLGGFLQFAVQAPLVFRMLRGFRLAFSAKIAGVREAIRAFGPAVAGRGVYQLSSYLDLLLASLLAAGAVSSLRPAQMLYILPISLFGMSLAASELPELSRFGLEKTEAFMQRLGRSINQMLFLTVPTCIGYLAFGLLIVGALFRTGEFGSEDSWLVYLVLAGYSLGLLATAMSRLLQNAFYARKNTRTPARIAVVRVVVSTVVAIPAMFLLDGIAVGDVAGFVAEGRTLYLGSLGLAIGATTGAWIELWRLQRSMGAMIPAFRLPWAGVRRMTATALAAAAPAGVVWWLLPGMHIAVEALIVVSVYATGYLGASFLRRAPEMDPLIGQFVKRGKEDG; translated from the coding sequence ATGAGCGATATTCCTTTCGAACCGGCAGAAAGTCCCGAGCCGGAGGTTCGGGCAGTCCGCAACGGAGATGACGACACGTCGCCGCCCGGCAATGCGGCCGGCGTCGTTGGGGCGGGGATTCTTACCAGTCGCCTCATGGGGTTCGTGCGGGAGCGGGTGGTTGCCCATTTCTTCGGGCTGGGCGCACACGCCGATGTTTTTCAGGTGGCGTTCCGGGGCCCGAACCTGCTGCAAAATCTTTTGGGAGAGGGCACGATCTCGGCGGCGTTCATCCCCATCTACTCGAAGATGATCGAGGAGGGGCGTGAACGGGAGGCAGGCCGGTTTGCCGGTGCGGTTTTCGGCTTGCTGCTTGCCCTTACAGCCGCACTGAGTCTGGTGGGTATCCTGCTTGCCGAGCCGATCGTGACGATTTTCGCAGTCGGTTTTCGGGACGATGCGGCCGCAGTGGCGGCGGGCGAATTGCCGATCAACCGGTTCGAATTGGCCGTACAGGCGGTACGGATCATATTTCCGATGACCGGCCTGCTGGTGCTGGCGGCATGGTGTCTGGGCATACTCAATAGTCATCGCCGGTTCTTTCTGCCTTACTTTGCTCCCGTGCTGTGGAATGCGGCCATCATCGGCGCCCTGATCGTCGGTGCGCGTATGGTGCTGGCGCCGGCGGCAGGCTTGCAAGCGGGTGCGCGGACCGATCTGCTGTTCGCTGCGTTCTACGGTGCCTTTCTGGGTGGTTTCCTGCAGTTCGCAGTGCAGGCGCCTCTCGTGTTCCGGATGCTTCGCGGCTTCCGGCTTGCCTTTTCCGCGAAGATTGCGGGCGTCAGGGAGGCGATACGCGCCTTTGGACCTGCGGTGGCCGGACGGGGCGTCTATCAACTGTCCTCTTATCTTGATCTTTTGCTGGCTTCCTTGCTGGCGGCCGGCGCCGTATCGTCGCTGCGGCCGGCGCAGATGTTGTACATTCTGCCGATAAGTCTTTTCGGTATGTCCCTGGCCGCGTCCGAATTGCCCGAGCTTTCCCGCTTCGGCCTGGAGAAAACCGAAGCATTCATGCAGCGCCTGGGCCGGTCCATAAACCAGATGCTGTTTCTGACGGTGCCCACATGCATCGGGTACCTGGCTTTTGGCCTGCTTATCGTCGGGGCGCTTTTCCGCACCGGGGAATTCGGCTCCGAGGATTCCTGGCTCGTCTATCTGGTGCTGGCTGGTTATTCACTGGGGTTGCTTGCCACGGCCATGTCCCGACTGCTGCAGAACGCGTTCTATGCGCGCAAGAATACGCGAACGCCGGCCCGCATTGCCGTAGTGCGTGTGGTCGTATCGACGGTCGTGGCTATCCCGGCGATGTTTCTGCTGGACGGGATTGCCGTCGGGGATGTCGCGGGTTTCGTCGCGGAAGGTCGTACGCTGTATCTGGGCAGTCTCGGGCTGGCCATTGGCGCGACGACAGGCGCATGGATCGAACTATGGCGTCTCCAGCGATCCATGGGAGCCATGATACCTGCTTTTCGCCTGCCATGGGCGGGTGTGCGGCGCATGACGGCGACGGCGCTGGCTGCCGCGGCGCCCGCAGGAGTCGTATGGTGGCTTCTTCCCGGCATGCACATTGCGGTCGAAGCGCTGATCGTGGTATCGGTGTACGCAACAGGGTATCTGGGCGCCTCGTTCCTGCGACGCGCCCCTGAAATGGATCCCCTGATCGGACAGTTTGTCAAGCGCGGAAAGGAGGACGGATAA
- the aroQ gene encoding type II 3-dehydroquinate dehydratase — translation MKLFILNGPNLNLLGTRETETYGTATLSDMQDALCALFPDVDFRFVQSNHEGNLIDALHEAASEGASGVVFNPGGFTHTSIALRDAVAAVNVPVIEVHLSNVHARESFRHRSLTAAVTAGQIVGLGMKGYELAVRYFLDGAGA, via the coding sequence ATGAAACTGTTTATTCTCAATGGTCCCAACCTGAATCTGCTCGGTACGCGCGAAACGGAAACTTACGGAACCGCCACGCTGTCCGACATGCAGGATGCATTATGCGCTCTGTTCCCCGACGTCGATTTCCGGTTTGTCCAGAGTAATCACGAGGGCAATCTGATCGATGCGCTTCATGAAGCGGCCAGCGAAGGCGCGTCGGGCGTGGTGTTCAATCCCGGGGGCTTTACGCATACGTCCATAGCATTGCGGGATGCGGTGGCGGCGGTAAATGTGCCGGTCATCGAGGTGCATCTTTCGAATGTGCATGCCCGCGAATCTTTTCGGCATCGCTCTCTGACGGCAGCCGTAACCGCAGGGCAGATTGTGGGTCTTGGCATGAAAGGATACGAACTGGCCGTGCGCTACTTCCTGGATGGAGCGGGAGCGTAA
- a CDS encoding MBL fold metallo-hydrolase — MTRNEDRIRVTLLGTGTSTGVPVIGCACPVCTSGDPRDERTRSACVFETKGLRILIDIGPDFRRQALREDIRHIDAVLFTHHHFDHVGGIDDLRPFLFKNRRPVPCYARRNTVEVLQKMFTYIFEDGSYPGVPNLVLKAVDGPFTVTGRSDSSCSVSVIPIDAYHGPLPLFGYRIGKFAYLTDTNRIPEESFDLLQDLDVLVLDALREEGHPTHFSFDEAIRAAQRIGARQTYFTHMTHSTLHADADARLPEGIRLGYDGLVFETGV; from the coding sequence ATGACACGGAATGAGGACCGAATTCGAGTTACCTTGCTTGGCACGGGTACATCTACCGGCGTTCCCGTAATAGGGTGTGCGTGTCCTGTATGCACTTCCGGGGATCCCCGCGACGAACGTACCCGGAGCGCATGTGTCTTCGAGACGAAGGGGCTCCGCATCCTTATAGACATTGGACCGGATTTTCGCAGGCAGGCGCTTCGCGAAGATATCCGGCATATCGATGCGGTTCTGTTCACGCACCACCATTTCGACCATGTGGGCGGGATTGACGATCTCCGTCCTTTTCTGTTCAAAAACCGCCGTCCCGTTCCTTGCTATGCCCGCCGCAATACGGTGGAAGTCCTGCAAAAGATGTTCACTTATATCTTTGAGGACGGTTCGTATCCCGGGGTTCCCAATCTGGTTCTGAAAGCCGTCGATGGCCCCTTTACCGTAACCGGGCGCAGCGATTCCTCCTGCTCGGTGTCCGTTATTCCCATCGATGCCTATCATGGGCCCCTGCCCCTTTTCGGATACCGGATAGGAAAGTTCGCCTATCTGACGGACACCAATCGTATTCCGGAAGAAAGTTTCGATTTACTGCAGGACCTGGATGTGCTGGTCCTCGATGCCCTGCGCGAGGAGGGGCATCCGACCCATTTTTCCTTTGACGAGGCGATCCGCGCCGCGCAGCGCATTGGTGCACGGCAGACGTATTTTACCCACATGACGCATAGCACGCTGCATGCCGACGCCGATGCTCGTTTGCCGGAAGGCATTCGGCTCGGATACGACGGATTGGTATTCGAAACGGGCGTCTGA
- a CDS encoding Rne/Rng family ribonuclease: MGKEIVINAEKAQTRIAIVENGSLAELYIENPDNSRTIGDIYLGRVCKVMPSIQAAFVDIGRKQDAFLHFSDLSDDIGQLLAFVDAKQPDVSRTVNQNRKPPRKRGARRKPRRDHSASGRTDETTRVAPIAKLRARRRLVQRLSRRTDKSLRSADPPEKYLKVNQRILVKVVKEPISNKGSRVSTDISMAGRFLVLVPFGNYVAVSKQIHSYKERRRLKALAKSLVPPGVGLIVRTVAEGKNAKTLDTDLQLLLDKWRKMEQKLAGRPNPPMPVHRDVNMLSSVMRDRFSEDYDRVLIDNERLYRNVRNYIQAVAPQMADAIRHHNGKKHVFEVAGIQAEIQEAFEGRVNLPGGGYLFIEHTEAMHVVDVNSGRAGHGLSQEESSVKVNLEAARAIAKQVRLRDLGGIIVVDFIDLRDEKNRRKIYDELRKEFRKDRAVTKVLPMSDFGLVQITRQRLRPSVTAGGNSPDFLTKNGSAGTAQPARSETRPPEKKDRNEPKRSSGRGRGSSRGRRPDPMVVLQEIEQWVVGYKALGGSRRLTLWTHPFTAAWLRRKITANRFGFFLKHSLSIRLKTDGTMSPYAFRVTDTRSGEDLTRKVPLSRGARPG, from the coding sequence ATGGGTAAGGAAATTGTCATCAATGCAGAGAAGGCGCAAACGCGGATAGCCATCGTAGAAAATGGAAGTCTCGCAGAACTCTACATAGAGAACCCTGATAATTCCCGAACGATCGGCGACATTTACCTTGGCAGGGTCTGCAAGGTTATGCCAAGCATCCAGGCCGCGTTCGTGGACATTGGGCGAAAACAGGACGCCTTTCTACATTTTTCCGATCTGTCGGATGACATCGGGCAGTTGCTCGCGTTCGTGGACGCAAAGCAACCGGATGTATCCCGCACAGTCAATCAAAATCGGAAGCCGCCGAGAAAACGGGGCGCACGCCGCAAGCCGCGCCGCGATCACAGCGCATCCGGGCGAACCGACGAAACAACTCGCGTTGCGCCGATAGCGAAACTCCGCGCTCGGCGACGACTCGTACAACGCCTGTCGAGAAGAACCGATAAAAGTCTCCGATCCGCCGATCCGCCGGAGAAGTATCTCAAGGTCAACCAGCGCATTCTGGTCAAGGTCGTCAAGGAACCGATCTCGAATAAGGGCAGCCGTGTTTCCACGGACATTTCGATGGCTGGACGCTTTCTGGTTCTCGTTCCGTTCGGAAACTATGTAGCCGTGTCCAAGCAGATTCATTCGTACAAGGAACGGCGGCGGCTCAAAGCGCTCGCCAAAAGTCTCGTTCCTCCAGGCGTGGGTCTGATCGTGCGTACGGTGGCCGAGGGGAAAAATGCTAAAACGCTCGACACGGATTTACAACTGCTGCTTGATAAATGGCGCAAGATGGAGCAGAAACTCGCGGGGCGCCCCAACCCGCCCATGCCGGTTCATCGGGATGTGAATATGCTCTCGTCGGTTATGCGTGATCGGTTCTCCGAAGATTACGACCGGGTGCTGATCGACAACGAACGGCTTTACAGAAACGTCAGGAATTACATTCAGGCGGTAGCTCCACAGATGGCCGACGCCATCCGGCATCACAACGGAAAGAAGCATGTGTTCGAGGTGGCCGGCATCCAGGCCGAAATACAGGAGGCATTCGAAGGGCGTGTTAATCTTCCTGGCGGCGGGTATCTCTTTATCGAGCATACGGAGGCCATGCATGTGGTGGATGTGAACTCGGGCAGGGCGGGACATGGGCTTTCGCAGGAGGAAAGTTCGGTAAAGGTGAATCTGGAAGCCGCGCGCGCCATCGCCAAGCAAGTTCGCCTGCGGGATCTCGGCGGCATCATCGTAGTCGATTTCATTGACCTCCGTGATGAGAAGAACCGGAGGAAAATCTATGATGAGCTCAGGAAGGAATTCAGAAAAGACCGCGCTGTGACGAAGGTACTGCCCATGAGCGACTTCGGGCTTGTCCAGATCACCCGGCAACGTTTGCGTCCAAGTGTCACAGCGGGGGGAAACTCCCCCGATTTTCTGACGAAGAATGGTTCGGCCGGGACGGCGCAACCCGCCCGGAGCGAAACGCGGCCCCCCGAAAAAAAGGACCGGAACGAACCGAAACGGTCTTCCGGAAGGGGGCGTGGGAGTTCCCGGGGAAGGCGCCCGGATCCGATGGTGGTGCTCCAGGAAATTGAGCAATGGGTGGTGGGGTACAAGGCCCTGGGCGGTTCCCGGCGCCTTACGCTATGGACGCACCCGTTTACGGCCGCCTGGCTGAGGCGCAAAATTACCGCCAACCGTTTCGGGTTCTTTCTGAAACATTCGCTGTCGATTCGTCTCAAAACAGACGGAACGATGTCGCCGTACGCGTTCCGCGTCACGGATACCCGATCCGGGGAGGACCTCACCCGGAAGGTTCCGTTGTCGAGAGGCGCGAGACCCGGTTAG